One window of the Desmospora profundinema genome contains the following:
- a CDS encoding cation:proton antiporter: protein MELPFLFGAGLILLALFVLGFVGFKAKIPGIVLYLLLGIALAGVVGGDKTLALAGEIGIILLFFVLGMEFPMTRLANIAKKVWPAGLLDFALNFGVTALIVYWMQLDLVSSLLIGGVVYATSSSITAKLLESTKRFANDDSEFMLALLIFEDIVAPILIVVLVGMMTTGGLSGSEFGWLFLKVSLLFVVAIVLGRYVFSRMGTFVERYISEDFFVLLMVGISLAYGGLALYLDLSEVLGAFLAGIMLAETRKTEELEHMMIPIRDLFLPLFFVYFGSNLNIFEGIPMVGLLVVVFLWSIIGKILTGLIGGRLYGLTMRQSVRAGLSFTQRGEFSIIIAALATGSLKLFSGMFILFSAVSGMVLFLLAPRITNTLFGKKKKPARAA from the coding sequence ATGGAACTTCCTTTTTTGTTTGGAGCAGGCTTAATTTTACTCGCTTTATTTGTTCTAGGCTTTGTGGGATTTAAAGCAAAAATTCCTGGGATCGTTTTGTATCTCTTGTTGGGAATTGCCTTGGCGGGAGTGGTTGGAGGGGATAAAACGCTGGCTTTGGCCGGCGAGATCGGCATTATTCTACTCTTTTTCGTATTGGGAATGGAATTTCCCATGACGCGTCTGGCCAATATCGCTAAAAAAGTGTGGCCGGCAGGTTTGTTGGACTTCGCCCTCAACTTTGGAGTGACGGCCTTAATCGTTTATTGGATGCAGTTGGATCTTGTCTCATCCCTGTTGATCGGGGGGGTTGTCTATGCCACCAGCTCTTCCATCACGGCCAAGCTGTTGGAGAGCACGAAGCGGTTTGCCAACGATGATTCGGAGTTTATGTTGGCCCTGTTGATCTTTGAAGACATTGTGGCTCCGATCCTGATCGTGGTCCTGGTGGGGATGATGACGACCGGAGGATTGAGCGGAAGCGAATTTGGCTGGTTGTTCCTTAAGGTATCCCTGCTGTTTGTCGTGGCGATCGTATTGGGACGATATGTATTCTCCCGAATGGGAACCTTTGTGGAACGTTACATCAGCGAGGACTTTTTCGTTTTGTTGATGGTCGGGATCTCACTGGCCTACGGTGGTTTGGCATTGTATTTGGACTTGTCCGAAGTTCTCGGTGCGTTCCTGGCGGGGATCATGCTGGCCGAAACCCGTAAAACCGAAGAGTTGGAACACATGATGATTCCGATCAGGGATTTGTTTCTTCCTTTGTTTTTCGTCTACTTCGGATCCAATCTCAATATTTTCGAAGGGATTCCAATGGTGGGGTTACTGGTGGTGGTCTTCCTGTGGTCGATCATAGGAAAGATTTTGACGGGGTTGATCGGCGGCAGATTGTACGGCTTGACTATGCGGCAGTCGGTGCGTGCAGGACTTTCGTTTACCCAGCGCGGAGAATTTTCTATTATTATCGCCGCCTTGGCCACCGGTTCTCTCAAACTGTTCAGCGGGATGTTTATCTTATTTTCGGCTGTGTCAGGGATGGTATTGTTTCTCCTTGCCCCGAGAATCACCAATACCTTGTTTGGTAAAAAGAAAAAGCCGGCCCGTGCGGCCTGA
- a CDS encoding TetR/AcrR family transcriptional regulator, whose protein sequence is MSRRRIVDRLEALDCARRLFAEQGYESVSMRKIATELGYTHKALYYHFIDKADLIRQLLDRDVAWMHSELTASCGKGARTFLLHWMRLGLDHPRHHQLLFDGDPPGLGTYPREKREELFRLLAAAWGEGEGVFNPAARKRAWFSYLAVRGWISQHTADGLSWEACEESAEEFVEMVLKGLTEEGE, encoded by the coding sequence ATGTCGAGACGACGGATAGTGGATCGCTTGGAGGCACTGGATTGTGCCCGGCGATTGTTTGCGGAACAAGGGTATGAATCAGTGTCTATGCGTAAAATTGCCACAGAGTTGGGTTATACCCATAAAGCCCTATATTATCATTTTATAGACAAGGCGGACTTAATCCGACAATTGTTGGATCGGGATGTAGCTTGGATGCATTCGGAATTAACCGCTTCCTGCGGTAAAGGAGCCCGAACGTTCCTTTTGCATTGGATGCGGTTAGGTTTGGACCATCCCAGACATCACCAGCTTTTGTTTGACGGTGATCCGCCGGGATTGGGGACGTACCCGAGAGAGAAACGGGAGGAATTGTTTCGGTTGCTGGCAGCCGCTTGGGGAGAGGGGGAAGGGGTGTTTAATCCGGCAGCCCGCAAACGGGCGTGGTTTTCCTATCTGGCTGTCAGAGGATGGATCTCTCAGCACACTGCCGACGGTTTGTCCTGGGAGGCGTGCGAAGAGAGTGCGGAAGAGTTTGTGGAGATGGTGTTGAAAGGACTGACGGAAGAGGGGGAATGA
- a CDS encoding gluconeogenesis factor YvcK family protein, whose amino-acid sequence MNKRKINGGPIPRIVVIGGGTGLAVMLRGLKQLPVSITAIVTVADDGGSSGRLRSDMGMPPPGDIRNVLVALADTEPMLEKVLQYRFRNGNGLAGHNLGNLFLAAMQDITGDFTHAIREMSRVLAVRGQVLPATGQEVTLHAVMTDGSCVKGESQIPLAGKQIRRVFLEPEDARPIPEALEAIEAADAIVIGPGSLYTSILPNLLVRGMAEAVRASRGRTIYICNVMTQPGETDGYTAFDHLDAIHRHVGDCLIDTIILNKETPPAAILQQYAEEGATMVQPDIKRLQAAGCHVWADNLIQYRTVLRHDAERLSRMILQLAQEYRAGRNSG is encoded by the coding sequence ATGAACAAAAGAAAAATCAACGGTGGTCCAATTCCACGGATCGTGGTCATCGGAGGGGGGACGGGTCTTGCGGTGATGTTGCGGGGGTTGAAACAATTGCCTGTTTCTATCACTGCGATTGTAACCGTGGCCGACGATGGCGGCAGCTCCGGAAGGCTTCGCAGCGATATGGGGATGCCCCCGCCCGGTGACATCCGCAATGTGCTGGTGGCTTTGGCCGATACGGAGCCGATGCTGGAAAAAGTGTTGCAGTACCGATTTCGAAACGGGAATGGTTTGGCCGGACACAACTTGGGGAATTTGTTTCTCGCAGCGATGCAGGATATTACAGGGGACTTTACCCATGCCATCCGGGAGATGAGCCGTGTGTTGGCCGTTCGGGGGCAGGTTCTTCCCGCAACCGGGCAGGAAGTCACTCTCCACGCTGTGATGACGGATGGCTCTTGTGTAAAGGGGGAGTCCCAGATTCCTCTCGCGGGCAAACAGATCCGACGTGTCTTTCTGGAACCTGAAGATGCACGGCCGATTCCGGAAGCACTGGAGGCCATCGAAGCAGCGGATGCCATCGTGATCGGACCGGGGAGTCTGTACACCAGCATTCTGCCCAACCTGTTGGTAAGAGGAATGGCGGAAGCCGTGCGGGCCTCAAGGGGAAGAACCATCTATATCTGCAACGTCATGACCCAGCCGGGAGAAACGGATGGCTATACGGCTTTTGATCACCTGGATGCGATCCACCGGCATGTGGGAGACTGTCTCATCGATACGATTATCCTGAATAAAGAAACGCCGCCTGCCGCGATTTTGCAGCAATACGCGGAAGAGGGGGCCACGATGGTTCAGCCGGATATCAAGCGCCTACAGGCTGCCGGTTGCCATGTTTGGGCCGATAATCTAATTCAATACCGTACAGTCTTACGCCATGACGCCGAGCGGCTCAGCAGGATGATACTGCAACTGGCACAAGAATACCGAGCCGGTCGCAACAGTGGGTAA
- a CDS encoding NUDIX hydrolase: MQRVANCLLTVQGQILMLKKPRRGWWVAPGGKMEEKETVRETVLREFQEETGLVLDDPRLRGVFTMVMEEDECIFQEWMMFVFQADHFSGQLLETSAEGQLAWHPIPACTHLPMSPMDRLIIQQLLQNGEVVDGRFVYDREERLLSHQLSGAGSRGLPTVDPDTGVGYSRNELI, translated from the coding sequence ATGCAGCGTGTCGCTAATTGCCTATTGACCGTACAGGGACAAATCCTGATGCTCAAAAAACCTCGTCGTGGGTGGTGGGTAGCCCCCGGGGGAAAAATGGAGGAAAAGGAAACCGTCAGAGAGACGGTTCTGCGAGAGTTTCAGGAGGAGACGGGTTTGGTGTTGGACGATCCCCGTCTCAGAGGTGTATTCACCATGGTGATGGAAGAGGATGAGTGTATATTCCAGGAATGGATGATGTTTGTGTTTCAAGCCGATCATTTTTCCGGTCAACTGCTGGAAACTTCAGCGGAGGGACAACTGGCATGGCATCCGATTCCAGCCTGTACCCATCTGCCGATGTCGCCGATGGATCGGCTGATCATTCAACAGTTGTTGCAAAACGGGGAAGTGGTGGACGGTCGTTTTGTTTATGATCGGGAAGAACGGCTGTTATCGCATCAACTTTCCGGTGCGGGGAGCCGGGGGCTTCCAACCGTTGACCCGGATACCGGGGTGGGGTATAGTCGAAACGAGCTTATCTGA
- a CDS encoding ROK family glucokinase gives MAKRYIGIDLGGTTVKLGIVDENGGLLYKAEKPTRGEEGPEASLARIADHARELAEAIGTPWSNVAGVGMGLPGFLDLEKGEIIRLTNIPWERVPVRSMLEAELGLPVAIDNDANAAALGEAWSGAGAGFNDLICITLGTGVGGGIIVGGRLVHGLSGMAGEIGHIPVEADGVRCGCGQRGCLETISSATGMTRLAREGLAQGRHSVLDEAEKRGELTTREIFAAAKDQDGLALDVVDRATDALGRVMAMLSVVNNPAAFIVGGGVSRAGDELFTPLRRSYAKHTLVEVANGVQILPARLGNDAGLIGAAGLVWNRGS, from the coding sequence ATGGCCAAACGTTACATCGGTATCGATCTCGGCGGAACCACCGTCAAGCTGGGGATCGTTGATGAAAACGGTGGACTTCTGTACAAAGCGGAAAAGCCAACCAGGGGCGAAGAAGGCCCCGAAGCCAGCTTAGCCCGGATCGCCGATCACGCCAGGGAACTGGCGGAAGCGATCGGCACACCTTGGTCGAATGTAGCTGGAGTGGGGATGGGATTACCCGGTTTCTTGGATCTCGAAAAAGGTGAGATTATCCGCTTGACCAATATTCCATGGGAACGAGTGCCGGTCCGATCCATGTTGGAAGCGGAACTGGGACTGCCTGTGGCCATAGACAATGATGCCAATGCCGCCGCATTGGGTGAAGCATGGAGCGGTGCAGGAGCAGGTTTTAACGACTTAATCTGCATCACGCTGGGAACCGGGGTGGGCGGCGGCATCATCGTCGGCGGACGTTTGGTTCACGGGCTCTCCGGAATGGCCGGGGAAATCGGACACATTCCTGTGGAGGCAGACGGGGTCCGGTGCGGGTGTGGACAACGGGGATGTTTGGAAACGATTTCTTCTGCAACAGGGATGACCCGCTTGGCCCGGGAAGGGTTAGCCCAAGGGCGGCACTCTGTTCTGGATGAGGCGGAAAAAAGAGGGGAGTTGACGACCCGGGAAATCTTCGCTGCGGCTAAGGATCAGGATGGGTTGGCCCTGGATGTGGTCGACCGGGCGACGGATGCGTTGGGGAGAGTGATGGCGATGTTATCCGTCGTCAACAACCCAGCCGCCTTTATCGTCGGAGGGGGGGTTTCCAGGGCTGGGGACGAGCTCTTTACGCCTCTTCGGCGATCCTATGCCAAACACACATTGGTCGAGGTGGCTAACGGGGTTCAGATTCTCCCTGCCCGGTTGGGCAATGATGCCGGTTTAATTGGGGCGGCTGGTTTGGTATGGAATAGAGGGTCTTGA
- a CDS encoding tetratricopeptide repeat protein, which yields MKRSQADQPNRDQGRKVISLRMDAGFFFERAVRSLDRYRYDKALKYFRLAVEKEPNNPVNQCNLAGILSEMGRFEESNEVLERILQEVDPHLHECYFYMANNCANVDDFEKAEELCLRYLEEDPAGEFAEEAEEMLDMLAYELGRQPRRPKAQPRNASLRKHEEARDCLEAGHFLRATRILEELVEEAPDFLAARNNLALAHYYTGELDRAVDTIREVLEKDPQNLHALCNWAVLCQHQGETKQRDQLVGVLKKWAPFHLEHTMKLATTMGVLGEHHEAYRLFRQLLKLDPEPDSSLFHYAAAAAFNIGEWNQARKHWRMARDLDPESEVPRFYLNQLAETEGSLQRWPSVSYHYQLPFEEQLLQLDRQQQRAIPDQIKQNPLIRSSFFWALNHGDRETKLQVLQVFEWIRDGEVEEVLRGFLMKEEEDDDLKRVALYVLREIGASAPYHARLGGREVMIQPTQLAQEMPKWLQTWRQVLDCCLKRMAGEYDRTQMNDAEIIWAEFLRQHHSNLPAIRKMEGWAAALEYVVAKLHGLSLTLEKAAGKHGVSSSTVGRHVRVLEEACRVYRNQSHFS from the coding sequence ATGAAACGATCGCAAGCGGATCAACCCAATCGAGATCAAGGACGGAAAGTGATCAGTCTTCGGATGGATGCAGGCTTTTTCTTTGAACGGGCGGTTCGTTCCCTGGATCGGTACCGCTATGATAAAGCCCTCAAATACTTTCGGTTGGCTGTGGAAAAAGAGCCGAACAACCCTGTCAACCAGTGCAATCTGGCGGGAATATTGTCGGAAATGGGACGTTTTGAAGAGTCAAACGAAGTATTGGAACGGATTCTGCAGGAGGTGGATCCCCATCTCCATGAATGCTATTTTTACATGGCCAACAACTGTGCAAACGTGGATGATTTTGAGAAGGCGGAAGAACTTTGTCTGCGTTACCTGGAAGAGGATCCCGCCGGCGAGTTTGCCGAAGAAGCCGAAGAAATGCTCGATATGCTGGCCTACGAGCTGGGTCGGCAGCCCCGTCGTCCAAAGGCGCAGCCGAGAAATGCCTCGTTGAGAAAACATGAGGAAGCACGAGACTGTTTGGAAGCCGGCCACTTCCTGCGTGCCACACGAATCCTGGAGGAACTGGTGGAGGAAGCACCCGACTTTCTAGCGGCCAGGAACAATCTGGCGTTGGCCCATTACTATACCGGTGAACTGGACCGGGCGGTGGACACTATCCGTGAGGTGCTGGAAAAGGATCCTCAAAACCTCCATGCGCTGTGCAACTGGGCTGTTCTATGCCAGCATCAAGGGGAGACAAAGCAGCGGGACCAATTGGTAGGGGTGCTGAAAAAGTGGGCTCCTTTTCACTTGGAACACACCATGAAGCTGGCCACCACCATGGGGGTTCTGGGGGAGCATCACGAAGCGTACCGGTTGTTCAGGCAGCTTCTGAAGCTGGATCCGGAACCGGATTCCAGTCTGTTTCATTATGCGGCGGCGGCTGCGTTTAACATCGGTGAATGGAACCAGGCACGCAAACATTGGCGGATGGCTCGTGATCTGGATCCGGAGTCGGAGGTGCCCCGTTTTTACCTGAATCAATTGGCGGAAACGGAAGGTTCACTCCAACGCTGGCCTTCTGTCAGCTACCATTATCAATTGCCGTTTGAAGAGCAATTGCTGCAGTTGGACCGGCAACAACAACGGGCGATTCCGGACCAGATCAAACAGAATCCCCTGATCCGCTCCTCGTTTTTCTGGGCACTCAACCATGGAGATCGGGAAACAAAGCTGCAAGTGTTACAAGTATTTGAGTGGATTCGGGATGGAGAAGTGGAAGAAGTGTTGCGGGGTTTCCTGATGAAGGAAGAAGAGGACGATGATCTGAAACGGGTGGCCTTGTATGTCTTGCGCGAAATCGGGGCATCCGCACCGTATCATGCCCGACTGGGCGGTCGGGAAGTGATGATCCAGCCAACCCAACTGGCACAAGAAATGCCGAAGTGGCTTCAGACCTGGCGCCAAGTGCTGGACTGTTGTCTCAAGCGGATGGCAGGGGAGTATGACCGGACGCAAATGAATGACGCCGAGATCATCTGGGCTGAATTTCTTCGACAACACCATTCCAATCTTCCTGCCATCCGCAAGATGGAAGGGTGGGCGGCCGCATTGGAATATGTAGTGGCCAAGTTGCACGGATTGTCTCTCACCTTGGAAAAGGCTGCCGGCAAACATGGTGTTTCCTCATCTACGGTAGGACGCCATGTCCGGGTGTTGGAAGAGGCTTGCCGGGTGTACCGCAACCAATCCCATTTTTCGTGA
- the rapZ gene encoding RNase adapter RapZ — protein sequence MAAEQENHIELIVITGMSGAGKSVAVQSLEDLGFFCIDNLPPVLLPKLTDLLEQSRGKLSRVALVIDLRGREFFSSLFESLDTLEKHHGIHYQILFLDAEDQVLVRRYKETRRRHPLSPDGTPLDGIQAERKLLEGIKGKAHQIINTSDWKPSQLKERIVTRFNQAESNRLAITFLSFGFKYGVPIDADLIFDVRFLPNPHYVDSLKPFTGQHPDVYEYVMKWGETKQFLEQLKGMLTFLFPHYQREGKTSLVVGIGCTGGKHRSVAIVETLNQVFREKEQTRAAHRDMEKNG from the coding sequence ATGGCTGCGGAACAAGAAAACCATATCGAGTTGATTGTGATCACGGGAATGTCGGGGGCGGGTAAGAGTGTGGCGGTGCAGAGTCTGGAGGACTTGGGCTTTTTTTGCATCGACAACTTGCCGCCCGTACTCCTGCCCAAACTGACGGACCTATTGGAACAATCCCGTGGAAAATTGAGCCGGGTCGCCTTGGTGATCGATCTTAGAGGGCGGGAATTTTTCTCCTCTCTGTTTGAATCCCTGGATACTTTGGAAAAGCATCATGGGATTCATTATCAAATCCTGTTCCTGGACGCGGAAGATCAAGTGTTGGTTCGCCGATACAAAGAGACCCGGCGGCGCCATCCGCTTTCTCCGGACGGGACGCCTCTTGATGGAATCCAGGCAGAACGGAAGCTGTTGGAGGGGATCAAAGGCAAGGCACATCAAATTATCAACACAAGTGATTGGAAGCCTTCTCAATTGAAGGAACGGATCGTAACCCGGTTTAATCAAGCGGAATCCAATCGCTTGGCGATCACCTTTTTGTCGTTCGGTTTTAAATACGGGGTTCCCATCGATGCAGACCTGATTTTTGATGTCCGTTTTCTGCCCAATCCCCATTATGTGGATTCGTTAAAACCCTTCACCGGTCAACACCCGGATGTTTATGAATATGTAATGAAATGGGGAGAAACAAAGCAGTTTCTCGAGCAGCTGAAAGGGATGCTCACCTTCCTCTTTCCTCATTACCAGCGGGAAGGAAAGACCAGCTTGGTGGTAGGAATCGGTTGTACCGGAGGCAAGCATCGCTCGGTTGCGATTGTAGAGACCCTGAACCAAGTTTTCCGGGAAAAGGAGCAGACACGCGCGGCGCACCGGGACATGGAGAAGAACGGCTGA
- a CDS encoding thioredoxin family protein, with product MKQLDSNSFHPFIENGWKVVEFRAQWCFDCKRVAYSLPDLEEKYVSVFEMGELDVDESRAIPEAYGVKGVPAFLIFRDGREVARLMSKEAKREENIVRFFSEQFEESPLG from the coding sequence ATGAAGCAATTGGATTCAAACAGTTTCCACCCGTTTATAGAGAATGGATGGAAAGTGGTCGAATTTCGAGCGCAATGGTGTTTTGACTGCAAGCGAGTCGCCTATTCGCTGCCTGACTTGGAAGAGAAATATGTTTCGGTCTTTGAGATGGGAGAGCTGGATGTGGACGAGTCCCGTGCGATTCCGGAGGCTTACGGCGTGAAGGGAGTCCCTGCTTTTCTCATATTTCGCGACGGACGGGAAGTGGCACGGTTGATGAGCAAAGAGGCGAAAAGAGAAGAGAACATCGTTCGTTTTTTCAGCGAACAGTTTGAAGAAAGCCCCCTCGGATGA
- a CDS encoding cation:proton antiporter regulatory subunit gives MDIKVADLPGIGKKVSFITAEDQKIVLVIHHTGKRELYFFDDMDEEDPEFTMDLTAEETRQMGAQLLGAVYQTVDIDQLKLFRKKMVLEWVTVREASPFNGKTIAEERIRERTGVTVLGIIRGDDTIVSPPPDIRLYAGDTLMVAGATDQFSSFEAFCRGEEE, from the coding sequence ATGGACATTAAAGTAGCGGATTTACCGGGTATTGGGAAAAAAGTTTCTTTTATAACAGCAGAGGATCAAAAAATCGTGTTGGTGATTCACCACACCGGAAAAAGGGAACTCTACTTTTTCGATGATATGGATGAGGAGGATCCGGAGTTCACCATGGATTTGACGGCGGAAGAGACGCGGCAGATGGGGGCTCAACTCCTGGGTGCCGTCTATCAGACAGTGGATATCGATCAATTGAAGCTGTTCAGAAAAAAGATGGTGTTAGAATGGGTAACCGTGCGGGAAGCGTCCCCCTTCAACGGCAAGACGATCGCCGAAGAGCGCATTCGGGAACGGACGGGAGTTACCGTTCTGGGGATTATCCGAGGGGACGATACCATCGTCAGCCCGCCGCCGGACATTCGGCTTTACGCTGGGGATACCTTGATGGTGGCCGGAGCCACCGATCAGTTCTCTTCCTTTGAAGCCTTCTGCCGCGGAGAGGAGGAGTAA
- the whiA gene encoding DNA-binding protein WhiA, whose translation MSFASSTKQELTRIEIEPCCQRAELSALIRMNGSIQLSGGNLSLDVTTENNAIARRTYSLVKQLYGLQPEVLVRKKVRLKKNNAYVVRLVTEANEILQDLHILKKGMERVPGIHPSFTEAECCRRSYLRGAFLAGGSVNNPDSASYHLEIVSTYQDHSQALCDLMNHYHMHAKWIERKKGFVVYIKEGDKIGEFLNIIGAHQSLFQFEDVRIMKDMRNSVNRLVNCETANLNKTIQAAMRQVENIRLIEKEIGLEQLPDRLREVAEARIRHPDVSLTELGQLLPGKKVGKSAVNHRLRKLDEIASKLKITHHR comes from the coding sequence ATGTCCTTTGCTTCCAGCACCAAGCAGGAATTAACCCGAATTGAAATAGAACCGTGTTGTCAACGGGCGGAGCTCTCCGCCTTAATTCGCATGAACGGTTCCATCCAATTGAGCGGGGGAAACCTATCTCTGGATGTGACGACGGAAAACAATGCCATAGCCCGCCGAACGTACAGTCTGGTCAAACAATTATACGGTTTGCAGCCGGAAGTGTTGGTCCGAAAAAAGGTGAGACTAAAAAAAAACAACGCCTATGTGGTTCGGTTGGTGACAGAGGCGAATGAAATTTTACAGGACCTCCATATCTTAAAAAAAGGGATGGAACGGGTACCCGGTATCCATCCGTCATTCACGGAAGCGGAATGTTGCCGTCGTTCCTACCTGCGCGGCGCTTTTCTGGCCGGCGGTTCCGTCAACAACCCCGACAGCGCTTCCTACCACCTGGAGATTGTTTCCACCTATCAGGACCACAGTCAGGCCCTGTGTGACTTGATGAACCATTATCACATGCATGCCAAATGGATTGAGCGCAAAAAGGGTTTTGTGGTTTATATTAAAGAAGGGGATAAGATCGGTGAATTCCTCAACATCATAGGAGCTCACCAATCGTTGTTCCAATTCGAGGATGTCAGGATTATGAAAGACATGCGCAACTCGGTCAACCGGCTGGTCAATTGTGAGACGGCCAACCTGAACAAGACGATCCAGGCTGCGATGCGACAGGTGGAAAACATCCGTCTCATCGAAAAGGAGATCGGATTGGAACAATTGCCGGACCGGTTGCGGGAAGTGGCAGAAGCTCGGATTCGCCACCCCGATGTATCTCTTACGGAACTGGGTCAGCTGCTGCCGGGTAAAAAAGTGGGAAAATCCGCTGTCAACCACCGATTGCGCAAATTGGACGAGATTGCTTCCAAGCTGAAAATTACTCACCATCGTTAA
- a CDS encoding HPr family phosphocarrier protein: MAEKRVTVNLKTGLHARPAALFVQEANKFSSEIFVGKENKKVNAKSIMGIMSLAVANGSEIDILAEGDDAAEAVEALAAIVVKEEI; the protein is encoded by the coding sequence ATGGCAGAAAAACGGGTGACGGTTAATCTGAAGACGGGCTTGCATGCTCGCCCGGCTGCGTTGTTTGTCCAAGAAGCCAATAAGTTCTCCTCTGAAATCTTTGTCGGAAAAGAAAACAAAAAAGTGAACGCCAAAAGTATCATGGGAATCATGAGTCTGGCGGTCGCCAACGGGTCGGAAATCGATATTTTGGCTGAAGGCGACGATGCCGCGGAGGCAGTGGAGGCTCTGGCGGCGATTGTGGTCAAAGAAGAGATTTAA
- a CDS encoding CBS domain-containing protein: MSHSISQLFSMEVASLVIPGDQVVTVKPDWSLERALIVLTRRGYASVPVIDDTGRVEGVISKTNILDLMLKKEDFQLGKLSKRFVRDAMNHNHSAILANSVFSFAYEVLIDRPYISIIDEDNCFVGILTRKVMMEKVIELFQHEFIEKMVERP; this comes from the coding sequence ATGTCTCATTCGATTTCACAACTGTTCTCCATGGAGGTCGCTTCCTTAGTGATTCCGGGGGATCAAGTAGTGACGGTGAAGCCGGACTGGTCCTTGGAACGTGCGTTGATCGTGTTGACGCGACGTGGATACGCCTCTGTCCCGGTCATTGACGATACGGGACGGGTCGAAGGGGTTATCAGCAAAACCAATATCTTAGATTTAATGTTGAAGAAAGAAGACTTCCAGCTTGGAAAACTCTCGAAGCGTTTTGTGCGTGATGCGATGAATCACAACCATTCCGCGATCCTGGCCAACTCCGTCTTTTCTTTTGCCTATGAGGTGTTGATTGATCGTCCCTATATTTCGATCATCGATGAAGACAATTGTTTTGTGGGGATTTTAACACGTAAAGTGATGATGGAAAAAGTAATAGAGCTTTTCCAACACGAGTTTATAGAGAAAATGGTGGAACGGCCTTAA